In Molothrus ater isolate BHLD 08-10-18 breed brown headed cowbird chromosome 23, BPBGC_Mater_1.1, whole genome shotgun sequence, a single genomic region encodes these proteins:
- the NBL1 gene encoding neuroblastoma suppressor of tumorigenicity 1, with amino-acid sequence MRPPFPGWCRILAELAMMLWFLVGALFPALLLAAPPPINKLALFPDKSAWCEAKNITQIVGHSGCESKSIQNRACLGQCFSYSVPNTFPQSTESLVHCDSCMPAQSMWEIVTLDCPGNEEIPRVDKLVEKILHCSCQACGKEPSHEGALFNVYLNAEENMAHEGPAPHHYPHHQQELEEPPSSHHHHEEEGEE; translated from the exons GTGTAGGATTTTGGCAGAGCTGGCCATGATGTTATGGTTCCTGGTGGGGGCCCTGTTCCCAGcgctgctcctggctgccccaCCGCCCATAAACAAGCTCGCCCTCTTCCCCGACAAGAGCGCCTGGTGTGAGGCCAAGAACATCACCCAGATCGTGGGGCACAGCGGCTGCGAGTCCAAATCCATCCAGAACAG GGCCTGTCTGGGACAGTGCTTCAGCTACAGCGTCCCCAACACCTTCCCCCAGTCCACAGAGTCCCTGGTTCACTGCGACTCCTGCATGCCAGCCCAGTCCATGTGGGAAATC GTGACTCTGGACTGCCCAGGCAACGAGGAGATCCCCAGGGTGGACAAGCTGGTGGAGAAGatcctgcactgcagctgccaggccTGTGGGAAGGAGCCCAGCCACGAGGGAGCCCTGTTCAACGTGTACCTGAACGCCGAGGAGAACATGGCCCACGAGGGGCCCGCGCCCCACCACTACCCCCAccaccagcaggagctggaggagccgCCCTCCAGCCACCACCACCACGAGGAGGAGGGCGAGGAGTGA